Proteins encoded together in one Labeo rohita strain BAU-BD-2019 chromosome 21, IGBB_LRoh.1.0, whole genome shotgun sequence window:
- the man1b1a gene encoding endoplasmic reticulum mannosyl-oligosaccharide 1,2-alpha-mannosidase isoform X1 → MYSPQRKDFVSLTLGDQHSRSYTNGKHRRQSCWRKWKQLSRLQHSLILFLLAFLFICGILSYPSLTEQWRGLSDRSLKEDWVELDNRGLRPIPPGLVPKLPPVVPGVQDVPPEVMPETQRPSIPLLPKPPAMRKPPSKRGPPALQKRGNVSDWQVKDGEEAMVKREEDGGKEAKTVISWRGTMIEAEQGTELQSTAHGKEGTVADAEEAADLKPVTVKAVDRAEAVREAFRHAWKGYKAFAWGHDELKPISKTHGEWFGLGLTLIDALDTMWILGLKDEFAEARKWVETELSFSKNVDVNLFESTIRILGGLLSTYHLTGDTLFLDKAKDIGFRLMPAFKTPSKIPYSDVNIGKGTAHPPRWTTDSTVAEVTSIQLEFRELSRLTQDPQYQNAVEEVTKQVHRLEGKRDGLVPMFINTNSGKFTRRGAFTLGARADSYYEYLLKQWLQGGKKETELLEDYLQAIEGVKKNLLRQTSPGKLTFVGELSNGRLNPKMDHLVCFLPGTLALGAHNGLPADHMDLAVQLVETCHQMYAQMETGLSPEIAHFNLQSNNGRDIDVKPADRHNLLRPETVESLFYMYRFTKDSKYRDWGWDILQSFNKYTRVPSGGYTSIGNVRDPLNPAPRDKMESFFLGETLKYLFLLFSDDNELISLDKYVFNTEAHPLPIWPSTS, encoded by the exons ATGTACTCACCACAGAGGAAGGACTTTGTCTCTCTGACGCTGGGAGACCAACACAGCCGCAGCTACACCAACGGGAAGCACCGGAGACAGTCCTGCTGGAGG AAATGGAAGCAGCTGTCTCGGCTTCAGCACAGTCTGATTCTTTTCCTGCTGGCCTTCCTGTTCATCTGTGGGATTCTTTCCTACCCCAGTCTGACGGAGCAGTGGAGAG GACTCTCTGATAGATCGTTGAAGGAGGACTGGGTTGAATTGGATAATCGAGGTCTTAGGCCCATTCCTCCTGGCCTCGTCCCAAAGCTGCCGCCAGTTGTGCCAGGGGTCCAGGATGTCCCACCAGAAGTGATGCCGGAGACTCAAAGACCAAGCATTCCATTACTTCCCAAACCTCCAGCTATG AGAAAGCCCCCTAGCAAACGTGGTCCTCCAGCCCTACAGAAGCGTGGGAATGTGTCAGACTGGCAGGTTAAAGATGGAGAAGAAGCCATGGTCAAGAGAGAAGAAGATGGAGGGAaagaagcaaaaacagtcattaG CTGGCGTGGGACGATGATCGAGGCGGAGCAGGGGACGGAGCTTCAGTCCACCGCGCATGGAAAAGAAGGAACCGTGGCCGATGCCGAGGAAGCTGCCGACTTAAAACCAG TCACAGTGAAGGCCGTGGATCGTGCGGAGGCGGTGCGGGAGGCCTTCAGACACGCATGGAAGGGATACAAGGCCTTTGCGTGGGGTCACGATGAACTAAAGCCCATATCTAAGACTCACGGAGAGTGGTTCGGTCTGGGCCTCACTCTCATAGATGCGCTGGACACCATGTGGATTCTGGGACTGAAAGACG AGTTTGCAGAGGCCAGGAAGTGGGTTGAGACAGAATTATCCTTTTCCAAGAATGTGGATGTGAATCTTTTTGAAAGTACCATCCGTATATTGGGGGGCCTTCTGAGCACATACCACCTAACCGGAGACACCCTCTTCCTGGATAAAGCT AAAGACATTGGGTTCAGATTAATGCCTGCCTTCAAAACCCCATCTAAAATCCCATACTCTGACGTGAACATTGGTAAAGGAACCGCTCACCCTCCACGCTGGACCACAGACAGCACAGTCGCAGAGGTGACCAGCATTCAGCTGGAGTTCAGAGAGCTCAGCCGACTCACACAGGACCCGCAGTACcag AATGCAGTGGAGGAGGTGACCAAACAGGTCCACCGACTGGAAGGAAAGCGTGACGGTCTGGTACCCATGTTCATCAACACAAACAGTGGGAAATTCACACGTCGAGGCGCCTTTACGCTGGGGGCCCGTGCGGACAGCTACTACGAGTACCTGCTCAAACAGTGGCTACAAGGCGGCAAGAAAGAGACTGA ACTGCTGGAAGACTATCTTCAGGCTATAGAAGGTGTCAAAAAGAATCTGTTGAGACAGACGTCTCCTGGTAAACTGACCTTTGTTGGCGAGCTGTCCAACGGACGCCTCAATCCCAAAATG GATCATTTGGTGTGTTTTCTGCCTGGCACACTGGCTCTCGGTGCTCACAACGGCCTGCCCGCTGATCACATGGACCTGGCTGTGCAGTTGGTGGAGACGTGCCATCAGATGTACGCACAGATGGAGACAGGCCTGAGCCCAGAGATCGCTCATTTTAACCTGCAGTCTAACAACGGACGGGACATCGATGTGAAG CCTGCAGACAGACACAACTTGCTGAGACCTGAGACCGTTGAGAGTCTGTTCTACATGTACAGATTCACCAAGGACAGCAAATACAGGGACTGGGGCTGGGACATACTGCAAAGTTTCAACAAGTACACCAGA GTCCCCAGTGGGGGCTACACCTCCATAGGTAACGTCCGTGACCCCTTGAACCCTGCGCCCAGAGATAAGATGGAGAGTTTCTTCCTGGGCGAAACGCTGAAGTATCTCTTCCTCCTGTTCTCTGACGACAATGAGCTGATCAGTCTGGATAAATACGTGTTCAACACCGAAGCCCATCCGCTGCCCATATGGCCCTCCACCTCATGA
- the man1b1a gene encoding endoplasmic reticulum mannosyl-oligosaccharide 1,2-alpha-mannosidase isoform X2 produces MPETQRPSIPLLPKPPAMRKPPSKRGPPALQKRGNVSDWQVKDGEEAMVKREEDGGKEAKTVISWRGTMIEAEQGTELQSTAHGKEGTVADAEEAADLKPVTVKAVDRAEAVREAFRHAWKGYKAFAWGHDELKPISKTHGEWFGLGLTLIDALDTMWILGLKDEFAEARKWVETELSFSKNVDVNLFESTIRILGGLLSTYHLTGDTLFLDKAKDIGFRLMPAFKTPSKIPYSDVNIGKGTAHPPRWTTDSTVAEVTSIQLEFRELSRLTQDPQYQNAVEEVTKQVHRLEGKRDGLVPMFINTNSGKFTRRGAFTLGARADSYYEYLLKQWLQGGKKETELLEDYLQAIEGVKKNLLRQTSPGKLTFVGELSNGRLNPKMDHLVCFLPGTLALGAHNGLPADHMDLAVQLVETCHQMYAQMETGLSPEIAHFNLQSNNGRDIDVKPADRHNLLRPETVESLFYMYRFTKDSKYRDWGWDILQSFNKYTRVPSGGYTSIGNVRDPLNPAPRDKMESFFLGETLKYLFLLFSDDNELISLDKYVFNTEAHPLPIWPSTS; encoded by the exons ATGCCGGAGACTCAAAGACCAAGCATTCCATTACTTCCCAAACCTCCAGCTATG AGAAAGCCCCCTAGCAAACGTGGTCCTCCAGCCCTACAGAAGCGTGGGAATGTGTCAGACTGGCAGGTTAAAGATGGAGAAGAAGCCATGGTCAAGAGAGAAGAAGATGGAGGGAaagaagcaaaaacagtcattaG CTGGCGTGGGACGATGATCGAGGCGGAGCAGGGGACGGAGCTTCAGTCCACCGCGCATGGAAAAGAAGGAACCGTGGCCGATGCCGAGGAAGCTGCCGACTTAAAACCAG TCACAGTGAAGGCCGTGGATCGTGCGGAGGCGGTGCGGGAGGCCTTCAGACACGCATGGAAGGGATACAAGGCCTTTGCGTGGGGTCACGATGAACTAAAGCCCATATCTAAGACTCACGGAGAGTGGTTCGGTCTGGGCCTCACTCTCATAGATGCGCTGGACACCATGTGGATTCTGGGACTGAAAGACG AGTTTGCAGAGGCCAGGAAGTGGGTTGAGACAGAATTATCCTTTTCCAAGAATGTGGATGTGAATCTTTTTGAAAGTACCATCCGTATATTGGGGGGCCTTCTGAGCACATACCACCTAACCGGAGACACCCTCTTCCTGGATAAAGCT AAAGACATTGGGTTCAGATTAATGCCTGCCTTCAAAACCCCATCTAAAATCCCATACTCTGACGTGAACATTGGTAAAGGAACCGCTCACCCTCCACGCTGGACCACAGACAGCACAGTCGCAGAGGTGACCAGCATTCAGCTGGAGTTCAGAGAGCTCAGCCGACTCACACAGGACCCGCAGTACcag AATGCAGTGGAGGAGGTGACCAAACAGGTCCACCGACTGGAAGGAAAGCGTGACGGTCTGGTACCCATGTTCATCAACACAAACAGTGGGAAATTCACACGTCGAGGCGCCTTTACGCTGGGGGCCCGTGCGGACAGCTACTACGAGTACCTGCTCAAACAGTGGCTACAAGGCGGCAAGAAAGAGACTGA ACTGCTGGAAGACTATCTTCAGGCTATAGAAGGTGTCAAAAAGAATCTGTTGAGACAGACGTCTCCTGGTAAACTGACCTTTGTTGGCGAGCTGTCCAACGGACGCCTCAATCCCAAAATG GATCATTTGGTGTGTTTTCTGCCTGGCACACTGGCTCTCGGTGCTCACAACGGCCTGCCCGCTGATCACATGGACCTGGCTGTGCAGTTGGTGGAGACGTGCCATCAGATGTACGCACAGATGGAGACAGGCCTGAGCCCAGAGATCGCTCATTTTAACCTGCAGTCTAACAACGGACGGGACATCGATGTGAAG CCTGCAGACAGACACAACTTGCTGAGACCTGAGACCGTTGAGAGTCTGTTCTACATGTACAGATTCACCAAGGACAGCAAATACAGGGACTGGGGCTGGGACATACTGCAAAGTTTCAACAAGTACACCAGA GTCCCCAGTGGGGGCTACACCTCCATAGGTAACGTCCGTGACCCCTTGAACCCTGCGCCCAGAGATAAGATGGAGAGTTTCTTCCTGGGCGAAACGCTGAAGTATCTCTTCCTCCTGTTCTCTGACGACAATGAGCTGATCAGTCTGGATAAATACGTGTTCAACACCGAAGCCCATCCGCTGCCCATATGGCCCTCCACCTCATGA